From the Leptospira sp. WS60.C2 genome, one window contains:
- a CDS encoding ATP-dependent DNA helicase — protein sequence MDVTSVFTKELPKLWKDYETRKEQLDMSLAIESAFQTGTNWVIEAGTGVGKSLAYLIPSALFSLENECTVVVSTETKSLQDQLLYKDIPLVSKALGVPINAMVALGASNYLCKRKYNRVMERGEFGPEMESSLSYFVNWEKQTESGIRAEYDGFISNSFWSSVARESDNCLGRNCPNFSSSYYFLEKEKWKKANILIVNHYLLASHMAGDFKLLPPFSQLVIDEAHVFPEIVGKAFGSEIRYEYILGLLHYLYFPEKRTGLILKIKSNEKLIQLVEASISYANDLFRMLLSAIPLQFNQFATRHTERIKLDNGALEDTLADLASVLEGLLSKYKKDSDDIEEKELALGLEMVSGNLKKASSFLTDFRLKTNPNLVFWIEPPSQMAKEPFYYLFSQPKNTDEILANTLFPNMDSVVMTSATLSPTAGNFQYFLKEVGTSDVKTKTLSSPFSYNTHSLLFVPKQIADPVSDPKRNKTDLSYWITRLLKLSEGDAFVLFTSNKLLSELYEEIRNLVPYPIFAQTEMGPIAAKREFLANENSVLFGVSSFWQGVDIKGDKLRNVIVTKLPFQVPTEPVLQAKMEDMEKKGKSPFWEMQVPKTCLLLRQGFGRLIRSGSDTGMVSILDPRIHTKSYGKNVLQSLPKGVPLITDFHELERKFHLLPK from the coding sequence TTGGACGTAACATCAGTTTTTACGAAAGAACTTCCTAAATTATGGAAGGATTATGAAACAAGAAAAGAACAACTTGATATGTCTCTTGCGATTGAATCAGCGTTTCAGACAGGAACCAATTGGGTCATTGAGGCAGGGACTGGGGTTGGAAAATCACTCGCCTATCTCATCCCAAGTGCTTTGTTTTCGTTAGAAAATGAATGTACGGTTGTTGTTTCCACTGAAACCAAATCTTTGCAAGACCAGCTATTGTACAAAGACATCCCTCTTGTTTCGAAGGCTCTTGGTGTTCCCATCAATGCGATGGTTGCCCTTGGTGCGAGCAATTATTTGTGTAAACGAAAATACAATCGAGTCATGGAACGGGGTGAGTTTGGACCCGAAATGGAATCATCCCTTTCCTATTTTGTAAACTGGGAAAAACAAACGGAAAGTGGGATCCGTGCTGAATATGATGGATTTATTTCTAATTCATTTTGGTCGTCTGTAGCAAGAGAATCTGACAACTGTTTGGGGAGAAATTGTCCCAATTTTAGTTCCTCCTATTATTTTTTAGAAAAGGAGAAATGGAAAAAAGCGAACATCTTAATTGTAAACCACTATTTGCTTGCAAGTCATATGGCTGGAGATTTTAAGTTGCTTCCGCCATTTTCTCAACTTGTCATCGATGAAGCTCATGTATTCCCTGAGATCGTTGGGAAAGCGTTTGGTTCAGAAATTCGATATGAATACATTCTCGGATTGCTTCATTATTTGTATTTTCCGGAAAAACGAACTGGCCTTATATTAAAAATTAAGTCTAACGAGAAACTCATTCAACTAGTGGAAGCAAGCATCAGTTATGCGAATGATTTGTTTCGTATGTTACTTTCTGCGATTCCTTTGCAGTTCAATCAGTTTGCTACTCGTCACACCGAGCGGATTAAATTGGATAATGGGGCGCTAGAAGATACTCTGGCGGATTTAGCATCCGTTTTGGAAGGTTTGTTATCTAAATACAAAAAAGACAGTGATGACATTGAAGAAAAGGAATTGGCTCTAGGTCTTGAAATGGTTTCAGGGAACTTAAAGAAAGCATCCTCGTTTCTCACGGATTTTCGCCTCAAAACCAATCCAAACTTGGTGTTTTGGATTGAACCACCATCACAGATGGCAAAGGAACCGTTTTATTATTTATTTTCCCAACCAAAGAATACAGATGAAATTTTAGCCAATACTCTTTTTCCCAATATGGACTCAGTGGTGATGACATCCGCCACGCTTTCACCCACAGCAGGCAATTTTCAATACTTTTTAAAGGAAGTGGGAACAAGTGATGTGAAAACAAAAACCTTAAGTTCCCCGTTTTCATACAACACACATTCGCTTCTTTTTGTTCCCAAACAAATTGCCGATCCAGTATCTGATCCCAAACGAAACAAAACCGATCTTTCCTATTGGATCACAAGACTTTTGAAACTTTCGGAAGGTGATGCATTTGTTTTATTCACATCAAATAAGTTATTGTCAGAACTGTATGAAGAGATTCGGAACTTAGTTCCTTATCCTATTTTTGCTCAAACAGAAATGGGACCCATTGCCGCCAAACGGGAGTTTCTTGCGAATGAAAATAGTGTACTTTTTGGTGTTTCTAGTTTTTGGCAAGGTGTGGACATCAAAGGTGATAAACTGAGAAATGTGATCGTAACAAAACTTCCCTTCCAGGTTCCTACTGAACCCGTACTCCAAGCCAAAATGGAAGATATGGAAAAAAAAGGAAAAAGCCCCTTTTGGGAAATGCAAGTTCCGAAAACCTGTCTATTACTTCGACAAGGGTTTGGAAGACTGATTCGTTCCGGGTCCGATACAGGAATGGTGAGCATCCTCGATCCTCGGATTCACACGAAATCCTATGGAAAAAACGTCTTGCAAAGTTTACCCAAAGGAGTTCCTCTCATTACGGACTTCCATGAATTGGAAAGAAAATTCCATTTATTGCCGAAATGA
- the asnS gene encoding asparagine--tRNA ligase, translated as MIPSLDPNESHPSIPSDSLPLRGWVQGLRGNNHVQFLQLRTNGKILQVVCEKEALGENLFKEIKSLPQETSLVVTGKWQENPKAPGGKELLLESLSIVGNSQDYPITPKEHGPDFLHNHRHLWLRSKRQLAIQRVRSELSFAIREFFRNDGYTLIDTPILTGSIGESAGTLFSTEYFDLGQAYLAQTGQLYLETAAFAHSKVYCFGPTFRAEKSKTKRHLTEFWMLEAETAFLGQDGNLDLQERFVKTVLKSTVERCSEDLTILERNPEPLLAYLNKPFPRVEYGEGIRILKEKGESIEWGEDINAEREQILTSHFGTAIFIQNFPRAIKAFYMKQNPNDPKTVLSADLIAPDGIGEIIGGSEREESYEKIVERLKEEGLPPEDYSWYLDLRKYGSVPHAGFGMGLERVIAWVCGLPHIRECIPFPRMIYRLTP; from the coding sequence ATGATTCCAAGTTTAGATCCAAACGAGTCCCATCCTTCCATTCCTAGTGATTCCCTCCCATTACGCGGTTGGGTACAAGGCCTTCGAGGCAATAACCATGTACAGTTTTTACAACTTAGAACCAATGGCAAAATCCTCCAAGTGGTCTGCGAGAAGGAGGCTTTGGGAGAAAATCTCTTCAAAGAGATCAAGTCTTTACCTCAAGAAACCTCCCTCGTTGTGACTGGAAAATGGCAAGAAAATCCCAAGGCACCTGGGGGAAAGGAACTGCTATTGGAATCGCTTTCCATTGTAGGCAATTCCCAAGACTATCCCATCACTCCCAAAGAACATGGGCCTGATTTTTTACACAACCACCGGCATTTATGGCTACGATCCAAACGCCAACTTGCCATCCAAAGAGTGCGTTCTGAATTGTCGTTTGCCATCCGCGAATTTTTTCGTAACGATGGCTACACCCTAATTGACACACCCATCCTCACAGGATCGATCGGTGAATCTGCAGGAACCTTATTCTCGACAGAATACTTTGACTTAGGACAAGCATACCTTGCTCAAACAGGTCAGTTGTATTTAGAGACAGCGGCATTTGCACACTCAAAAGTGTATTGTTTTGGTCCTACATTTCGTGCGGAAAAAAGTAAAACCAAGCGCCATCTCACTGAATTTTGGATGTTAGAAGCAGAAACTGCCTTTCTTGGCCAAGATGGAAATTTGGACTTACAGGAACGTTTTGTCAAAACAGTCCTCAAGTCCACTGTAGAGCGTTGTTCAGAAGATTTAACCATCCTAGAACGGAACCCAGAGCCTCTCCTAGCTTATTTAAACAAACCGTTCCCAAGAGTGGAATATGGTGAAGGCATACGAATCTTGAAAGAAAAAGGGGAATCCATCGAATGGGGGGAGGACATCAATGCGGAACGGGAACAAATCCTGACCTCCCATTTTGGAACTGCCATCTTCATTCAAAATTTTCCAAGAGCGATCAAAGCCTTTTACATGAAACAAAATCCGAATGATCCTAAAACAGTCCTCTCAGCAGATCTCATTGCTCCTGATGGAATTGGGGAAATCATTGGGGGATCCGAACGAGAAGAATCTTACGAAAAAATCGTGGAACGTTTAAAAGAAGAAGGCCTTCCACCAGAAGATTATTCTTGGTATTTGGATCTTAGGAAGTATGGATCGGTTCCTCATGCAGGATTTGGAATGGGCTTAGAACGAGTGATTGCTTGGGTTTGTGGTTTGCCACACATTCGAGAATGCATTCCATTTCCTAGGATGATTTACCGCCTTACCCCTTAA
- the folD gene encoding bifunctional methylenetetrahydrofolate dehydrogenase/methenyltetrahydrofolate cyclohydrolase FolD — MKSSILLDGKAISEKIRNRIQETLTKAKAEGKGIPTLATILVGNNPASETYVNMKVKACEKVGMNSRYIRLKEETTTEELLLEIRKLNNDPSINGILLQHPVPHQIDERKAFDEIALEKDVDGVTTVSFGRLSMNSEAYFPCTPYGMVLLLQEYGIDVTGKHAVVVGRSPILGKPMAIMLTNLNATVTLCHSKTKDLPNLVKQADIIVGAVGKPEFIKADWIKEGAVILDAGYNVGNVGDIEVSKAKDKSSYYTPVPGGVGPMTISVLLLQTMYSFLGQFSPKLDSHASNR; from the coding sequence ATGAAATCTAGCATCCTATTAGACGGTAAAGCGATTTCCGAAAAAATCCGAAATCGAATCCAAGAAACACTGACAAAAGCGAAAGCGGAAGGTAAGGGAATTCCTACCTTGGCGACCATCCTTGTGGGAAACAACCCTGCATCGGAAACCTATGTGAATATGAAAGTGAAAGCGTGTGAAAAGGTGGGAATGAATTCTCGTTACATCCGCTTAAAAGAAGAAACGACCACAGAAGAACTCTTACTTGAAATTCGAAAACTCAATAACGATCCATCCATCAATGGAATTTTATTACAACACCCGGTTCCGCATCAGATTGATGAACGTAAGGCGTTTGATGAAATTGCGTTAGAGAAAGATGTGGATGGGGTTACAACGGTTTCCTTTGGACGTTTGTCCATGAACAGTGAAGCTTATTTTCCGTGCACTCCGTACGGAATGGTCTTACTCTTGCAAGAATATGGAATTGATGTGACTGGCAAACATGCTGTGGTAGTGGGGAGATCTCCTATTTTGGGAAAACCAATGGCGATTATGCTTACAAATTTGAATGCAACCGTTACCCTTTGCCATTCAAAAACCAAAGACTTACCAAATTTAGTCAAACAGGCTGACATCATTGTGGGTGCAGTGGGAAAACCTGAGTTCATCAAAGCAGATTGGATCAAAGAAGGCGCTGTGATTTTGGATGCTGGTTATAACGTCGGCAATGTGGGAGACATTGAGGTCTCAAAAGCAAAGGACAAGTCTTCTTATTACACACCAGTTCCAGGTGGTGTTGGTCCAATGACGATTTCTGTGCTTCTTTTGCAAACCATGTATAGTTTTTTAGGACAATTTTCTCCAAAGTTGGATTCTCATGCCTCAAATCGTTAG
- a CDS encoding acetylxylan esterase, producing MPQIVSFDECFQTVPKLDPPSDLETFWKVGIGELKKVPIKATYKTVLKGSFIWESLNDVSFQSIDNHVLYGKLAVPRKRGNRPVVVYFHDYLAIPEEIQKGYSDLGVAQLHITLRGHGEEMIQMPVDPNTGKSPIGWTPNYFAHGLDQKEEFYMRKLYLDVIRTIEFLRLTDGIDGDQIILHGKSLGSALSVFGAAYSDRIKGLILETPSFCYIDKEQMSLKGNPWVRELTPFFEKRATKKIDYKKELAYFDAINFAKKIKIPALFSCGMEDQMSHPKSTFALFNHMNCDKRMQLYPTEGNEAGKEKQPQANLEFVKEIFGL from the coding sequence ATGCCTCAAATCGTTAGTTTTGACGAATGTTTTCAAACGGTTCCGAAGCTTGATCCTCCAAGTGATTTAGAAACGTTTTGGAAGGTCGGCATCGGGGAATTAAAAAAAGTTCCCATCAAAGCAACCTATAAAACCGTTTTGAAGGGTTCCTTTATTTGGGAATCGTTAAATGATGTTAGCTTTCAGAGTATCGACAATCATGTGTTATATGGAAAGCTTGCGGTTCCTAGAAAACGTGGGAATCGTCCGGTAGTTGTGTATTTTCATGACTACCTGGCAATTCCAGAAGAGATTCAAAAAGGTTATTCCGATTTAGGAGTAGCACAGCTTCACATCACCTTACGGGGGCATGGGGAAGAAATGATTCAGATGCCGGTTGATCCGAATACCGGTAAGTCTCCTATCGGTTGGACACCAAATTATTTTGCTCACGGTCTGGATCAAAAAGAAGAGTTTTATATGAGAAAACTCTATTTAGATGTGATTCGAACCATTGAATTTTTAAGACTGACTGACGGAATTGACGGTGACCAAATCATTTTACATGGGAAATCTTTAGGATCTGCTTTGTCTGTCTTTGGTGCTGCTTATTCAGATCGAATCAAAGGATTGATTTTAGAAACACCTTCTTTTTGTTATATTGACAAAGAGCAGATGTCCTTAAAAGGAAATCCTTGGGTGAGAGAGCTTACTCCCTTTTTTGAAAAACGTGCAACGAAAAAAATCGATTATAAAAAAGAATTGGCTTACTTTGATGCAATCAATTTCGCCAAGAAGATAAAAATACCTGCTCTATTCTCTTGTGGGATGGAAGACCAAATGTCTCATCCTAAATCGACATTTGCTCTATTCAATCATATGAATTGTGACAAAAGAATGCAGTTGTATCCTACTGAGGGAAATGAAGCAGGGAAAGAAAAACAACCACAAGCGAACTTAGAGTTTGTAAAAGAAATATTTGGTTTATGA
- the cysS gene encoding cysteine--tRNA ligase has product MIPFFFQNTKSGKKEPFQPKDPNSVSIYSCGPTVYNFAHIGNIRSFLFVDILRRSLLLGGYKLNQSMNITDIDDKIINESIKRNMSVEEFTKPWTEAFFQDLSTLHVQTLEHYPKATESIEDMVSLVETLQRNGLVYERDGNVYFSIQKFERYGELSNIDVSGMKSGVRYDADEYEKDDVRDFVLWKNQKTKEEKCWHTRIGTGRPGWHLECSAMIRKIYGTGIDIHTGGIDLLFPHHENEFAQTTGAYPNEEFVGTWLHCEHLLVDGEKMSKSKGNFYTLRDILEKGFEPRVVRYHLISAHYRSKLNFSLSKLDESKVALDRIQNTIYRLLDSTGLWDDVPKDWKEIEFVSSEIQKLNSDFLQALADDLNLPKALANLFELVRIVNQTLDQTLTESSKIFLKEALGLFVKMNALFAVFSFEKQKESLDGISEEWILEQISKRKLAKQNKDFATADQIRKELESKGILLADTKEGNTTWKKAQ; this is encoded by the coding sequence ATAATTCCTTTCTTCTTTCAGAATACTAAGTCTGGAAAAAAAGAACCTTTCCAACCCAAAGATCCGAACTCGGTTTCTATTTATTCTTGTGGACCCACTGTCTATAACTTTGCCCACATAGGGAACATTCGATCCTTTTTGTTTGTGGATATCTTAAGACGTTCTCTACTACTTGGTGGATACAAATTAAACCAATCTATGAATATCACTGACATTGATGACAAAATCATCAATGAATCCATCAAACGAAATATGAGTGTGGAAGAGTTTACAAAACCTTGGACTGAAGCATTTTTTCAAGATCTTTCCACTTTACACGTGCAAACATTAGAACATTATCCCAAAGCAACAGAATCCATTGAAGATATGGTGTCTCTCGTGGAAACATTACAACGGAATGGCCTTGTATATGAACGTGATGGTAATGTTTACTTTTCCATTCAAAAATTTGAACGATATGGTGAGTTATCGAATATTGATGTTTCTGGTATGAAGTCTGGTGTCCGTTACGATGCCGATGAATATGAGAAAGATGATGTCAGAGATTTTGTTTTATGGAAAAACCAAAAAACAAAGGAAGAAAAATGTTGGCATACACGGATTGGAACAGGAAGGCCAGGTTGGCACCTAGAATGTTCAGCCATGATTCGAAAAATTTATGGAACAGGCATTGATATCCACACTGGCGGTATCGACCTCCTTTTTCCCCATCATGAAAACGAATTTGCACAAACAACAGGTGCGTATCCTAACGAAGAGTTTGTTGGAACTTGGCTTCACTGCGAACATCTGTTAGTGGATGGGGAAAAAATGTCAAAAAGTAAGGGAAACTTTTATACCTTACGGGACATTCTAGAGAAAGGCTTTGAACCTCGTGTGGTACGATATCACCTAATTTCGGCTCATTACAGAAGTAAACTGAATTTTTCCCTATCCAAACTGGATGAATCCAAAGTGGCTCTGGATCGAATTCAAAATACAATTTACCGCTTACTCGATTCAACAGGCCTATGGGATGATGTACCAAAAGATTGGAAAGAGATTGAATTTGTTTCATCAGAGATCCAAAAACTGAATTCTGATTTTTTGCAAGCACTGGCTGATGATTTGAATCTTCCAAAAGCACTTGCGAATCTCTTTGAACTCGTTCGAATCGTAAACCAAACATTAGACCAAACACTCACTGAGTCTTCCAAAATCTTTTTAAAAGAAGCTTTGGGTTTGTTTGTGAAGATGAATGCTCTTTTTGCCGTGTTTTCCTTTGAAAAACAAAAAGAAAGTTTGGATGGGATTTCTGAAGAATGGATTTTGGAACAAATTTCAAAACGAAAACTGGCAAAACAAAACAAGGATTTTGCGACCGCAGATCAGATCCGAAAAGAGTTGGAATCAAAAGGCATCCTTCTCGCTGACACAAAAGAAGGTAACACAACATGGAAAAAAGCCCAGTAG
- the rlmB gene encoding 23S rRNA (guanosine(2251)-2'-O)-methyltransferase RlmB, translating into MEKSPVEILFGKRNFFEFLESLEQMAPERGIKTIREVIVKDGIGNEEKQRIKSYLPNSVKFTTVSTRELDRIAQDKNHQGYVIIRTKQKSFTSLGFEQFKQNVSPNEGPILILDRIQDPGNLGNLLRTAECMGVKHVLMSDRDTSPITPVVEKVSAGAIHHIQIYRVANLKHGIEFLKKNEYWILATDEEGDEEIWNNLPDVSQMAVIMGNEGEGVKRILLEDADYVARIPLYGAVTSLNVVVACGITLDRLHQISE; encoded by the coding sequence ATGGAAAAAAGCCCAGTAGAAATACTTTTCGGGAAACGTAATTTTTTCGAATTCTTAGAATCCTTGGAACAGATGGCTCCTGAACGGGGTATCAAAACCATTCGGGAAGTCATCGTCAAAGATGGAATCGGAAATGAGGAAAAACAGAGAATCAAATCCTATCTTCCTAATTCAGTCAAGTTTACAACGGTTTCCACAAGAGAACTCGATCGTATTGCCCAGGACAAAAACCACCAAGGATATGTCATCATTCGGACAAAACAAAAATCATTCACCTCTTTAGGTTTTGAGCAATTCAAACAAAATGTTTCACCTAACGAGGGACCAATTCTCATTTTGGATCGCATTCAGGATCCAGGAAATTTAGGAAATTTGTTACGAACCGCTGAATGTATGGGCGTAAAACACGTTTTAATGTCTGATAGAGACACCTCTCCCATCACACCTGTCGTCGAAAAAGTTTCAGCAGGTGCGATCCATCACATTCAAATCTACCGTGTTGCTAATCTAAAACACGGAATCGAGTTTTTGAAAAAAAATGAATACTGGATTTTAGCCACAGATGAAGAAGGGGACGAGGAGATTTGGAACAATCTTCCTGATGTTTCACAGATGGCTGTGATTATGGGGAACGAAGGGGAAGGTGTAAAACGAATCTTACTCGAAGATGCGGATTACGTAGCACGCATTCCCTTGTATGGTGCTGTAACTTCCCTTAATGTTGTAGTTGCTTGCGGGATTACACTCGATCGTCTGCATCAAATTTCAGAATAA